AATTTTGCCAAATCCGCTAATCTAGATTTTATTGAATCGACCCTATAActcattttttaaattgtttttagcATTTGTTTTAGTTCAAACTTCACTTGTATAAATAGAACTATCATTTGTCTCTCTTTCCTCTCTTTTTCTCTGGCAAAAGCTTCTCAAAACCCCTTCGGAATTTAACTTTTCTGAGTTTTGTAACATCCCAGTATTTTATATataatgtatttatttattttattatttactgaataaatattttatatgtatagtttaattattatattatctaaataattttataaatgtaaaagtatttttaatataaatattttaaataaatatgtgaatggtAGTAAAATTAGTAAGGGTGATGAGATGGtggtttatgaaaataaaatgaagaaaaaaaaaaagagaaaggtaatacgtggggggggggggggggggggggggggggttagttttatttttaggtgctaataaataatactaataataattattaataataataataataataaataatggtAATTAGGTTAAGTAATTTCTTCTATTCCTATAATTAAGTTGACTAGTTCCTCAACTGTTTCTTACGTGAAGTTATTCAATTTTCCCACTTTCTCTCAACTCCAATCTTTAAACTCTCCTAGGCTTCACGTACAAAACCTTACCGAATCAAAAATCTCAGAAATTATTTTCTAATCGCCGGTAAGCTTTGTGGCATCAAGAATACTTCAATTTTGTTCTGGTTCCTGAGAGTGCTGTTTAAAGTTGTTGTTGGAGTAATCATATCGTAGGGCTATTTTCAATTCAGAGGGACATACGTTAAGGTAAGGGCTTTTCTCCATGTAACTCTAAACTAAACTTGATTTAAGAATTAGGTAGATATCATATACATTTTAATGTTTAGAgattttaaataattaagaaCTTAAATTTAAAATACGTGGAATTGTATGTTAATTTTCTTCTAGTAGATTCTTCGTGTAATTAGTCTTACAATGATAAAGTATGAAATTTGAGCTTCATTTAAATTAAAAGGGGAATTTGAGTTTCAAAACTATACGAATATTTAGTTTACTAAATTTCATTAGGAACATATATGTATTATTTGGTTGTTGTAGATATATGAAATTACTCTGATTTCATTGTTTTATATTGGCTGGAGCCATATATTAGACGTGTTATAAAAGTAGGGGATATATGTGTACATGGGAGTGAGGTGTTTGCTATGTGTTGATACTTATTATATAATACCTTGGTTTGCCAATAATGAGTGAATGCAAGTGAGCAAATGCTTATTAATTTATAATGTAATATAGTCAtatatttgtgttgaaatttatTTAGGTAATTAAATAGAGAGTTTGTGTTTTAAATTGATTTGGTTACTTCAAAAGATCATAAATTAAGtgaatgaaaataatttaaataaagagtaaatataatttttgaaattgtggTTGCATAAGTGGCCGGGATTATATATTATCAGTTtttgtaatgcatgatttatcatATGCATTGTGTGATTGCCTTAGTGGCGGgtaaagatttttgtgtgattgCCTTAGTGGCGGGTAAAGATCTTTGTGTGATTGTATTAGTGACGTGATTGCATTTCATGACATGACATAGACATTTCTGTGTGGTGCCTTAGTGGCGGGTTATTTTCCTCATTGATATGAGATGAAATCTGTGTGGTGCCTTAGTGGCGGGCTGAAATATCCGGATCATGTAGTTTAAGAGCATGCATATTTTGCATCTAACtctttgtggttgttgttgatgttgttaatCTTGAGTTAATTACTTTGCATGTATTCGGTTATGGTTATACTTCTATATTAATAACTTTGGtgaatttttcatttatttatttctctTGGACATGAGAGGTGTATCGGTATTTTTCTAGTTTTTAACTcttgtttagtttatttttgacACGGATGACTGACCCTTACAACAACATTTTAGGTACGAATGTGGAGTTCTAAAGTAATTGATGCTTGCTTGGTGCGTGATTGCGGGGAAGAAtgggttttcaaaataaaagcattTCTTTAACTTAAAACTTGATCGTTTTATATTTAGAATTTttcagttatttattttaattaaaaatgtggTGATTTTTCCGCTTATGAATTTGGATGGTTATAAAGTTTGATTAATTTCATaaccattttatttttgtttaaacaaGTATTTTAATCAAATATCTTGGATGAAAATCCGGGACATTACAAGTTTGGTACTAATTGGAAAGTTGTTTGTAGAGTTTTGTTCAAGAAATTGAATTGTGGATTgaagttataaaataaatattagagaTTCTTTTTTCCTCCAAAGAAAATTAGGAAATTTTTTTAAGCATCCAAATTAGTGGATAAATATTGTTGAAGGATTGCATGTTGTTGAAAGATTTAAGGTTTGACAACTTTCTAGAGATTTATAAATTTGAGATTTTATGCTTGCTTCCTTAAAGTAGATAGATGACTAGATACTTAATCTAATCATACCATCCAAAATTTCTGATTATAAATTTAGAGGTAAAGTCACTTATGTACAACAGCAACCAAACATTTGTATTTCCACCAAGAACTATAATCACTCTCTTGCTTAAAACCAAACATACTTTATAACAGGAAGCCAGCATGTAAACCCTACACTATACTAAACTCTGGTAAATTTTTTGGCACTTATGCCATACACAATGCAACTCTACAGTATATATTATCTTTACCCTTCCTATAATCATAAAATAAGCCACTAAAAGTGAGGAATCTATTTGCTCCACAATCTGCCATAGAGTTCATTGACACAAAAAGTGGTTCCAACCAGGCACCTCACAGCTATACCAATACAGAGAAACAGAAACACCTCACTTAGGAGGATGAGAAGAAGGTACATGACTTACCAAAATCAAATTagatctctctttttttttttttcttctttctgcaTCTCTAAGATTACTCTTCCTTGCATTCACTTTGCTTTCTCAGATCTAATAGTAGTGTTCTGAATGTAACCTATGATGGAGGACGAAAGAAGAAATGCTCTTCAACCATCACAAGAGTGAGCACAATTCATTGATTACTATCATTGTTGTGGATTGTATTCTGCACAGCCTTTACAGCTGCAACTCTAGCTGCATTTGCCGCTTTATTAGCTGCAGCTGCTACTTTGTTCACCATTTCATCCATCTTTGATATACTCGATGCTTTCTCCGCCGCACAATGAGCGTCCTGTTCAAAATGAAACAAGTACTAAATATAACAATTCTCATAATTACGTAACTGTTTCGATGAACAATTTTTGGGTAAAGTATCTATTAACACCGATTGTTCAATCATATATGTGCAAGAATCCGAAAAGGATTATTACCTGGACAGCTTTGGAAACCTTGGCATGGTCTACAGCACATGGAGACTCAATATGATTGTCTTGCCTTTTAGGATTATCAAGAATTCCATTCTGCCAGTGACCACACTGTGTTTCCCCATTTCTGAATGTGTACATTCCTAGCCCTTGTCTTCTTCCTTCATGCCAAGCACCCTCATATCGATGACCATTCTGAAATCGATAAACTCCAAATCCATGCATCATGTCGGCAAAATATTCTCCAGCATATATGTCTCCATTTCTGCAATAATAACATTAAAATAGCTGTCAAACCTCCTTCCAAAGAGAAACTAGACCAATCCTTCTGGTTTTTGACAGTAAATAGTATCAATAACTGACTGAACATCAGAGTAAAATACAAATCTATTATGTAAAGCCAAATTAATATCCCCTAAACTTCTCAAATGCGATTGTTGGCAACATGGGCCGTCTTTAAAGGTGTGCAAGGCAGGTCAACCGCACAAGACCTAAAATTTGTCACGGTTAAAATATAGCTACATAAGACCTCATAAAATGTTTGTCGCTGTTAAACTATAAAACTATAGTTGAATAAAACCTCTATTTATTTTGTCATGGTTATACTAACTACGAATCTACACAGAACCTCTGAAAAATTGGCTCTGGTTGGCAAGGTAAATGAATGAAACATGTGGTTCTAAAAACTAACATAATCATTAACTGAACAACAATTGCCTATTCAATCCAGAaaaacaacaacagaacaaaTCAAACAGGAACCATCCTGATAAGGAACAAACAATTGTAAACTGAAAAACTAACCTGAAATGGTACTGGCCTAGTCCATGTTTGACACCCCATTTAAACTCCCCAACATAATGGCTCCCATCACTGCAAGTATGAACTCCAAACCCATGACAGTGACCATTACACCATTCACCAGTATAAACATCACCACCAAAAAACCTATAAATTCCAATTCCATGTCTCAAACCCTTCCTATACTGTCCACGATACCTACTTCCTCTGGCCCACGTTTCAACGCCATACCCATCATACTTTCCATCAACCCAATCCCCTTCAAATCTCCCACTCATATGAAAATGATAAACACCACTTCCTGAACACTTCCCCTTATGAAACTCACCTTCATAAACATCACCGTTACTATAAACCTGAACCCAAGATCCAGAATTTAAGCTCTTTAACTCCTCGTGCTTTGACCCAATTGACCATATAACAGGTTGATGAGAATTAGTTGAAGAAAGGTTCTTGCTAAATGAACGTGTCAAGAACAATCGAATAGAGGGTAAACGAGGGAGTGCTAGGTTGATAGAAACGAAAAGTGCTGAGGACAAAACGAGGACCAAAACGAAATCTAGAAGAGTTGGTTGTGAAATGAGAAAGTAGAGTGAGGTTAAGGAAAGGAAGATGATGAAATGCAAACGAGTTAAAATCTTCAAAGTTGTGAACTTTGAGGTAAAGGGTGAATGGGTTTTGTGTGGAGGTGTTTGAGATGGTGAAGATGGGTTGTTATTGGAGAAGCGTTGTTCATTGTGAAAATGAAAAAGCGTTGGTGAGTTTGGTGAATAAGGAGAAGAAAAAGGTGTAACTTGGATTGAAAAATGGGTTTGATTTTGAGATGAATCTGAAGAGAGGTTGAAGCTATGTTTTCTGATATCAGAGTCCGATTTGTGAAGGTGACGCATTAACATAgcaagaaaataaaaaggaacaGGTTTTAAGATTCTTGTTCTGGATTCTGTGTGTGATGAAAAAGCGAAAAGAAACAAAGATGAGGGTTTCTGTTTGGATTTTGAGAGATTATATCAATTCGTGTAGGTTGCAACTAGGCAACTAGTTACTAGATAAACAAGTTGAGATATGAATTTAAATTATAGTAATATAAAACTAAtgtgattaattaattttatatttaagtatGTACGTTATTGGAATTGGGTTAATTATTTCATACTTGAAGTATTAATAAAACGTTATTTATTGATCAAAATGTATAAATATAGATAAAATAGAACGGTAAAATTTCGTTGTGGTTCTCTCGTTAtacataaaaaagaattaattatTGAGATTTGTTTTATCGGATGAATTAATTATATAGATACTTATTTGAATCTACGGCATTTTATCAGAACATTTCGATTATATAAGTCTTAATTTTTGTACTTGcaacatttaatttatttatggaTAATGTTTAATATAAAGGTTTGTGGTGTGATTTGGACAATTTTAATCATTTGaacaacaagaaaaaaaaaatgtggagttcaattgacttttaaaactaaaatcgaattaaatcaaattaaattcatagaaaaaaaaaatttaaataaccaggtttgataaaaaaaatacggaaaaaaccatgttttcggggtatttaccaaactgtctaggtttgggatatCAGAATactgaatgcgccaaatgaaatggcgtatAAGTgtaaattttgggtgcatgcgccaaatgaattggcatGCCCTAAAATCCAATatgtttgcgccaaatggaatggcgcataagtctagggtttttgccctagaagccaaaccatttggcgccttaGTTCTAgggctttttttttttcattttttttaattaattttagttgaatatattaaacttaaattttttattttattttatttgttatgatatttacagaaataaatttgtaaaatatttttttcgccTTATAAATGTAATGCAGAAAACGAAAATCAAAATTGtaacatcgattacaatataatttaagaactaaacatcgattacaatataatttaaaaactaaacatcggttacaattaatttcagaaacgataccaaagattaatgaaaaatacaacaacatgatcaatgacgtccatcaccaagatagccatccgttccgcaaCCTGGTCTTGTAATGACacgtttaccgcgatcgttgattccgccgcgaatattgacaccgcctcttgccctagctctacccctacccctgcccccttgtgcttcttgttgggtttgtgtcacgggggctggtactgggatgtcgcgtggatcgctgtctatgaattcgtcgacgcccccataattatccggaaaaccgctgttgtaaagtcggctACCCATTCCCTCAAATGTGTTTATTCGTGGTGGTGGAGTGGGGTGGGAAAAGACCTCCGGTTCATAGCATCCcgcagcactagaactaccttggtTAAAGCCGAATTGGTTCGAAGGTGTTGCAAATCCGGAGGGGGTGCCACGGTAagaggattcaccatgaggaccatcgtcgggactaagatgaaggctagaTGAACCGGGAGTTAGGTTTTGGCCGAATCCCCTTGAGGACCCAACAAATGTTGCAAATCCGAATGGTTGTGAGtgggtctgatattggtccgAGGAAGGATGGCGGTCTTCATACCCTTGTAATGGTTGAGATTGGGATTGGAACATATTTGATTGGCGGATGTTGCGTGCGGAACGGGATGGAGtactgaaaatattttgttgttgttgctggatttgttgttgttcctggagttgttgttgtcgttgctgtTGTAGGAGTTGTTGTTGGCGGTGTTGCAGGCTTTGTTGTTGTCGCTGCTGAAGTCGTTGTTGTTgccggagttgttgttgttcttgttgttgttgttgtggttcttcttccggttgttgttgttgtggcaagatgtAGTTCTGTGCACGGGGATCAATCAAATAGAATGGAGCTGCAAGAAACAGGTTAGGGGTTGTggctgtacgataccaactcatgtactcaggagaaggtttcatttcatggtcactaacggggaagtttaggacatactggcgacggttcttccacatctggcgatgatcgggtgcaaaatccttccagtgttggtgtgtccattgatggttcactctttttaggtgccacactcccaagtcaacagGAGGGTCGGGTATCCGTTGACGCATCCCAAATTGAAGCATCAcccggtcactttgatgcatttctatTATGTTGTACCGGATTAAGCAGCACTTTGTCGTCCAGatttctgcatcctgagctctaggctcatactcacactcgagatacggtcgccatatgaactgGATGCATGAGATTTATACATTACTTCGGGAAAAAATATTTAAGGAAAATActtataaaaaagaagaaaagaattagaggcaggagatggggtgatgttaggcaagctggtcaactattaagcgatagttgcgtgaaatttatgcaacagcaatcggcaaaagcgaacactcatcaggtgacttctttcgaccgattcaatcgcacgttcagtgtgcgcgagacaattgaccacaatgagggactgccaaggcaacaatatagggttcttctcgacgaagattggtgcgactgtggaaggtttcaagcttttcgtatgccttgctcacacgtcatagctgcatgtgcgtatgcccactgcgacgctatatcactactgtctccgatttacaagactcagacattgctcagagtttacagtgttgcgtttcctgtggtggccaaggaggattactggcctgagtatgatggagaggtagtttggcacaacgacgcaatgcggcgaaagaaaaaagggcgtcccaatagtacacggattagaaccgaaatggacgtccgcgacaaaatggagcgaaaatgcagcatttgccgtcaggtggggcacaatatcaaaagatgccctaatcgtggctcgaaatcgtcgcaagtttagtataatctgtatttttttttaatgcaaCGTATCAGTTTCGCTTACCGCCTCTTGTAACCTTGCCTCCGtttttcatcaataaattgtgctTTAGTGAATAACCGAAATTGCCAAGGCAAACAATATTCAGACATAttcttctgtttttccaaaatcgATTTTTCAGACCCTTTCCAGAATCGATTTATCAGATATATACCCGAACCGGTGTGCGAAAATACAGGAAACaagtaaaattttttaaaaaaaaagacacaACACATAgtagccaaatgaaatggcgcctatgtgttgttATAGGAGTGCATGCGCCAATTGGATTGGCTACTCCCATTTGCcctaattttttttagggtttacgcCAAATGGATTGGCTAGTTGGGTATATATGCGCCAAATGGTCTGGCGCATTCACTTCCAATCAGttccaaacctagacagtttggtaatttatctgaaaacatggtttttcttgtatattttttatcaaacatggttattttaatttttttcctaaATTCATACATTGATTTGATTGcttcaatttttgaaaaaaattattgagttatacatataaatatatatatatatatatatatatatatatatatatatatatatatatatataccattataattttatattaaatcatttatatattatcaaataacaacaaaattaattatatttgaataataattttttatttaatatataaaagattaaagaaaactaaaataaacataaaaaatatgataatgaaaagaagaaaaaaatagatgaaagattagaaaagataaaaaaataaaataaaagaaattagagattagaAGAGAAGAGTTAAAAACGTAATTGAAGAAAGATAATAAAATGAAGataaaaagatgaaaaataaaaaacatataatataagatactaaaaaaataaaca
This genomic stretch from Vicia villosa cultivar HV-30 ecotype Madison, WI unplaced genomic scaffold, Vvil1.0 ctg.000455F_1_1, whole genome shotgun sequence harbors:
- the LOC131628444 gene encoding phosphatidylinositol 4-phosphate 5-kinase 8-like; this encodes MLMRHLHKSDSDIRKHSFNLSSDSSQNQTHFSIQVTPFSSPYSPNSPTLFHFHNEQRFSNNNPSSPSQTPPHKTHSPFTSKFTTLKILTRLHFIIFLSLTSLYFLISQPTLLDFVLVLVLSSALFVSINLALPRLPSIRLFLTRSFSKNLSSTNSHQPVIWSIGSKHEELKSLNSGSWVQVYSNGDVYEGEFHKGKCSGSGVYHFHMSGRFEGDWVDGKYDGYGVETWARGSRYRGQYRKGLRHGIGIYRFFGGDVYTGEWCNGHCHGFGVHTCSDGSHYVGEFKWGVKHGLGQYHFRNGDIYAGEYFADMMHGFGVYRFQNGHRYEGAWHEGRRQGLGMYTFRNGETQCGHWQNGILDNPKRQDNHIESPCAVDHAKVSKAVQDAHCAAEKASSISKMDEMVNKVAAAANKAANAARVAAVKAVQNTIHNNDSNQ